A DNA window from Cydia pomonella isolate Wapato2018A chromosome 18, ilCydPomo1, whole genome shotgun sequence contains the following coding sequences:
- the LOC133527512 gene encoding uncharacterized protein LOC133527512, whose amino-acid sequence MFTMNFSLPYLLISVLTKFKPNLVDTASLIANSEFEYRKTTSVVWQQADFDQVTKFLSIYQGSVEIINVYNNQNRSIDIQQAILFVTSSYEFHKFVANIPKNVSSPSKVVTVVTNPIPDLSNITKIAWKYYITDFIILIQNENQSAAYTYYPYSNNECGNTSPLKVDVKEKFFPSKFKNLLGCETRVGTWAAVLMPYFKVKCVNGSSPFFKGIFGNLFMIIAQHMNTTVKVFCMNYNDIIYTLNEGNIHALTPTILFDWHTSIYQTTGISYFFEVVWCGPPQREIHDWIKVLVPFMNKIIVLLCTTFIALVVLLKIINKIEPINKKNFHLAWNILAILLGQHAKFATKSRLMNFLFALWIWFSMVVNTAYNGLLVKGLQTKDMEPRFDTVQNAVNLVEGYGGIGLYKEWYKGTPIWDRFEKITLVETVENLIRISQGKRYLLLTERLALLGYRLQVLEGTAGIEASTTLVRARWGGGVRIKTAQSRLIEAGFLQKLIRDEEHAVAKRDDKLRRNSSDTDAGHLDIIKLSSCFFFLGIMWLVCCLTLLLEIVHNWLQKQKSKGKFQAKLF is encoded by the coding sequence ATGTTCACCATGAATTTCTCTCtaccatatttattaattagtgTTTTAACCAAGTTCAAACCCAATTTGGTAGACACAGCTTCTTTAATTGCAAATTCTGAGTTCGAATACCGAAAGACAACTTCAGTAGTATGGCAACAAGCTGATTTTGACCAAGTAACAAAATTCCTGTCAATTTACCAAGGAAGTGTAGAGATAATTAATGTGTACAATAACCAGAATCGATCTATAGACATACAACAAGCGATTCTCTTTGTAACGTCATCCTACGAATTCCATAAATTCGTGGCGAATATACCTAAAAATGTTAGTTCTCCGAGCAAAGTCGTAACAGTTGTAACGAATCCCATCCCTGATCTCAGTAATATTACGAAGATAGCTTGGAAATATTATATTACGGATTTTATAATACTGATTCAAAATGAGAACCAATCTGCAGCATACACGTACTACCCTTACAGCAATAATGAGTGTGGAAACACCAGCCCTCTTAAAGTGGACGTCAAGGAAAAATTTTTCCCGAGTAAGTTTAAAAATCTTCTTGGATGTGAAACTCGGGTGGGGACCTGGGCAGCAGTTCTTATGCCCTACTTTAAAGTGAAATGTGTCAACGGTTCATCTCCTTTCTTTAAAGGAATCTTTGGTAACCTGTTCATGATAATAGCCCAACATATGAATACCACAGTGAAAGTGTTTTGTATGAACTACAACGACATAATATATACGTTGAATGAAGGAAATATCCATGCCCTCACGCCAACCATACTCTTCGATTGGCATACTTCGATATACCAGACTACAGGAATAAGTTACTTCTTTGAGGTGGTTTGGTGTGGACCTCCGCAGCGGGAAATCCACGATTGGATTAAAGTGTTAGTGCCTTTCATGAACAAAATTATAGTTCTGCTCTGTACCACATTCATAGCGCTTGTAGTGCTACTAAAGATCATTAATAAGATTGAACCAATCAACAAAAAGAACTTCCACCTAGCCTGGAATATCTTAGCGATTCTCTTAGGGCAACATGCTAAATTTGCAACAAAATCTCGCTTGATGAATTTCCTTTTTGCGCTTTGGATTTGGTTCAGTATGGTGGTAAACACTGCTTATAACGGACTATTAGTAAAAGGTTTGCAGACAAAGGACATGGAGCCTCGGTTCGACACAGTACAGAATGCTGTTAATTTAGTAGAGGGCTATGGAGGAATCGGGCTGTATAAGGAATGGTATAAAGGCACGCCTATTTGGGACAGGTTTGAGAAAATCACCTTAGTTGAAACAGTCGAAAACCTGATCCGTATATCGCAGGGAAAGAGATATCTCCTTTTGACTGAAAGATTGGCGTTGTTAGGATATCGTTTACAAGTGCTGGAGGGCACCGCAGGTATCGAGGCTTCCACGACACTCGTTCGCGCCCGATGGGGAGGGGGAGTAAGAATAAAAACCGCGCAAAGCAGGCTGATAGAAGCGGGTTTTTTACAGAAACTCATTCGAGATGAGGAACATGCGGTTGCCAAAAGGGATGACAAGCTGAGGAGAAACTCTTCTGACACGGACGCTGGACATTTAGACATCATAAAGCTTAGctcttgtttcttttttttagggATCATGTGGCTGGTATGTTGTTTAACTTTACTATTAGAAATTGTTCATAATTGGCTCCAGAAGCAGAAATCCAAAGGAAAATTTCAGGCTAAActgttttaa